In a single window of the Oenanthe melanoleuca isolate GR-GAL-2019-014 chromosome 28, OMel1.0, whole genome shotgun sequence genome:
- the MOB3A gene encoding MOB kinase activator 3A, protein MSHALKQVFNKDKTFRPKRKFEPGTQRFELHKKAQASLNAGLDLKVAVQLPPGEEQNDWVAVHVVDFFNRINLIYGTISDYCTEHSCPVMSGGPKYEYRWQDEHKYRKPTALSAPQYMNLLMDWIEVQINNEDIFPTNVGTPFPKNFLPVVKKILSRLFRVFVHVYIHHFDRITQMGSEAHVNTCYKHFYYFVKEFNLIDTKELEPLKEMTSRMCH, encoded by the exons ATGTCCCACGCGTTGAAGCAGGTGTTCAATAAGGACAAAACCTTCCGGCCCAAGCGCAAGTTCGAGCCGGGCACGCAGCGCTTTGAGCTGCACAAGAAGGCGCAGGCCTCGCTCAACGCCGGCCTGGACCTGAAGGTGGCCGTGCAGCTGCCGCCGGGCGAGGAGCAGAACGACTGGGTGGCCGTGCACGTCGTGGACTTCTTCAACCGCATCAACCTCATCTACGGCACCATCAGTGACTATTGCACGGAGCACTCCTGCCCCGTCATGTCGGGGGGGCCCAAGTACGAGTACCGCTGGCAGGACGAGCACAAGTACCGCAAACCCACCGCCCTGTCGGCGCCCCAGTACATGAACCTGCTCATGGACTGGATCGAGGTGCAGATCAACAATGAGGACATCTTCCCCACCAACGTCG GTACTCCCTTCCCCAAGAACTTCCTCCCAGTGGTGAAGAAGATTCTCTCCAGGCTCTTCCGGGTGTTTGTCCATGTCTACATCCACCACTTCGACAGGATCACCCAGATGGGCTCAGAGGCCCACGTGAACACCTGCTACAAGCACTTTTACTACTTTGTGAAAGAGTTCAATCTCATAGACACCAAGGAGCTGGAGCCCCTG AAGGAAATGACCTCCCGGATGTGCCACTGA